In Glandiceps talaboti chromosome 6, keGlaTala1.1, whole genome shotgun sequence, one DNA window encodes the following:
- the LOC144436304 gene encoding calcyphosin-like protein → MSDANHDKNIQMEANKKLHSTTDPIERLRYKCLTRGCSGIKGLGRAFKIMDDDGNKKIDYSEFEKGISDFGLSMKPDEVQTVFAAFDRDGNGTVDFDEFLISLRPPMSPTRVKMIDAAFHKMDKTGDGVITIEDLRGVYDVTKHPKYLNGEWSEDHIFRKFLDSFDSPYDKDGEVTKDEFLNYYSGVSASIDHDSYFVLMMKNAWKL, encoded by the exons ATGTCTGACGCTaatcatgacaaaaatattcaaatggAGGCAAATAAGAAGTTGCATTCTACCACAGATCCAATAGAAAGACTTCGATATAAGTGTTTGACGCGTGGTTGCAGTGGAATCAAGGGATTAGGCAG AGCTTTTAAAATAATGGACGATGACGGCAACAAAAAAATAGACTATTCGGAATTCGAAAAGGGAATTAGTGATTTTGGTTTGTCGATGAAACCCGACGAAGTCCAAACAGTGTTCGCCGCTTTTGATCGAGATGGTAATGGAACTGTAGATTTTGATGAATTCCTAATCTCCCTTCGG CCACCTATGTCCCCCACCAGAGTGAAAATGATCGATGCGGCTTTCCATAAAATGGATAAAACAGGGGATGGAGTTATCACAATTGAAGATCTACGTGGCGTGTATGACGTCACCAAACACCCAAAGTATCTCAATGGTGAATGGAGTGAGGATCACATTTTCAGAAAGTTCCTAGACAGTTTTGATTCCCCCTATGACAAGGATGGTGAG GTGACGAAGGACGAGTTTTTGAACTACTACAGTGGTGTTAGTGCTTCCATCGACCATGATTCgtattttgttttgatgatgAAGAATGCGTGGAAATTGTAG